Genomic window (Pseudothauera hydrothermalis):
CGTTCATGCGTACCGGTACAGTTGTGCACACAATTCTGAAAAGTGGCCCGGTGGTTCGCTTTGTCAGCACAGCGGGCAGAACGCTTACAATGCTCCGCATGAGTGCTACTGACCGTTTGTCCCTGCGCGCCGCGCTATGGGCCGCCACCTTCGCGTGCTCGCTGCCCACTGCGGCCGATGACGCCGGCTTTACCCGCTGCCTAGCCGAACTGCGCACGCAGGCAGCCGCCCACGGCATCGACAGCGCCACCTTCGACACCCACACCCGCGCGCTACCCCCGGACATGACGGTCGTCGACCTGCTCGACGCCCAGCCCGAGTTCACCACCGCTATCTGGGACTATCTCGCCGCGCTGGTCGACGACGAACGGGTCGCCGACGGGCGCGCTATGCTGGCGCAATGGGCGAAAACCCTGGCTGCCGTTGAAGCGCGCTACGCGGTGGAACCCGCGGTGGTGGTGGCGGTATGGGGGGTGGAAAGCAACTACGGGCGCAACTTTGGCCAGCGCCCCCTGGTGCAGTCGCTCGCCACCCTGTCCTGTTTCGGCCGCCGTCAGTCTTACTTCCGCGGCGAGTTCTTCACCACGCTGAAAATCCTCCAGCAAGGCCATATCGACGCCGACAAGCTCACCGGCTCCTGGGCCGGGGCGTTCGGCCACACCCAGTTCATGCCGTCGACCTTCATGCGCCTGGCGGTGGATTTCGATGGCGACGGACGCCGCGACCTGGTGGGCAGCGTGCCCGACGCACTGGCCTCCACCGCCAACTTTCTGGCCCGCGCCGGTTGGCAGCATGGCCGCCCATGGGGTATCGAAGTGCGCCTGCCGCAAGGTTTCGACCCCGCCGGCGCCGGACGCCGCGCACGGCGTTCGCTGAACACCTGGCGCGCTGCCGGGCTCACCCACGCCGACGGCCGCGCGCTGCCCGAAGGCGACGAGGCCGCCGGACTGATCCTGCCGGCCGGTCCCACCGGTCCGGCCTTTCTCACCTTGCGTAATTTCGACGCCTT
Coding sequences:
- a CDS encoding lytic murein transglycosylase, with product MLRMSATDRLSLRAALWAATFACSLPTAADDAGFTRCLAELRTQAAAHGIDSATFDTHTRALPPDMTVVDLLDAQPEFTTAIWDYLAALVDDERVADGRAMLAQWAKTLAAVEARYAVEPAVVVAVWGVESNYGRNFGQRPLVQSLATLSCFGRRQSYFRGEFFTTLKILQQGHIDADKLTGSWAGAFGHTQFMPSTFMRLAVDFDGDGRRDLVGSVPDALASTANFLARAGWQHGRPWGIEVRLPQGFDPAGAGRRARRSLNTWRAAGLTHADGRALPEGDEAAGLILPAGPTGPAFLTLRNFDALFSYNAAESYALAIAHLADRLRGGETGFYTPWPTDDPGLSRAERRELQRLLRARGYDIGEVDGVLGTNTRRAIADLQRQLGWQADGRAGRRLLEHLRHAD